Proteins from a genomic interval of Alosa alosa isolate M-15738 ecotype Scorff River chromosome 8, AALO_Geno_1.1, whole genome shotgun sequence:
- the clmnb gene encoding uncharacterized protein clmnb, translating into MQNRQEEKEAIQKRTFTRWINIHLKRCEPPMEVCDLFSDVQDGRMLMALLEELSGCKMLYRFRPPTHRIFRLNNITKVLNFLEDRNVKCKSIDASDVADGIPSAVLGLIWTIIVLFHIKKSTRNIRHILSTNSGKSIHASRDTTSICTSATSNKWESNTFPSRKRNSSHTSKYRGTAIKTLLRWVQICTSKYDVEVRDFGRSWRSGLAFLALIKSINPALVDTRTALTKLPQENVAEAFRVAHNVLGIPQLLDLEDATIRTPDEQSIITYVTQFLVYTQNLDKVNGSELYTGSYDTNTYLPDGLSSPSSAHEKHPSITEPALYASEEGICSPVGTGSTEGQSSGNSFPVKGTRGQACAELSVDVEMLSLSSEEGVYMLSALDSDEEEAFQYILALDEEGNDHPRPDSGFQPVIVLNEHHSMLSISQCREEVVSKNRNGCISGFEQIALAESIAVGENQHACNDHNGYVSTLPVEDVCGQIVPFELITSGENNSGTDRAGCAKENRHSAVKTSHQREDPPSRKANSEIKERFCAKLEPHDPSDDTLSTEDLHHNDVTNGKHIVEDDQHVEWAESHQMDSCTLCHNIKRDTDQTSQIQAECLSQEEVEVVREKEMCDTQGVSGQLLEREPRMDHRVERVDDLERGPRMDHRVERVDDLERGPRMDHRVERVDDLDDRDECHLLSNEDITELNTDSTREGVLFSGTVVTYCDVDAEEFHLLKWLWILTYCLFIIPQLDICQYLNDLLK; encoded by the exons ATGCAAAACCGTCAAG AAGAGAAGGAGGCCATTCAGAAGCGAACTTTCACCCGATGGATTAACATTCACTTGAAAAGG TGTGAGCCACCAATGGAGGTCTGTGACCTTTTCTCTGATGTTCAAGATGGCCGTATGCTCATGGCTCTTCTGGAGGAGCTGTCTGGCTGCAAAATG CTCTACAGATTCAGACCCCCTACACATCGCATTTTTAGACTGAACAACATCACCAAGGTTCTTAACTTCCTTGAGGACAGAAAT GTGAAATGTAAAAGCATCGATGCCTCAGACGTTGCTGATGGTATTCCCTCTGCTGTCCTTGGCCTAATCTGGACCATCATAGTCCTTTTTCAT ATTAAAAAGTCTACAAGGAACATTAGACATATCTTGTCCACAAACAGTGGCAAATCTATACATGCCAGCAGAGATACCACATCTATCTGTACCTCTGCCACGAGTAATAAATGGGAATCAAACACCTTTCCTTCAAGGAAGAGAAATTCATCTCACACATCCAAGTATCGTGGCACAGCCATCAAAACTCTTCTGCGATGGGTCCAAATATGCACATCCAA GTATGATGTTGAGGTGCGGGATTTtggcaggagctggaggagTGGGTTGGCTTTCCTAGCACTCATCAAGTCCATCAATCCAGCTCTCGTGGACACAAGAACAGCACTGACCAAATTGCCACAGGAAAATGTGGCAGAAGCCTTCCGAGTTGCACATAATGTCCTGGGTATTCCTCAGCTTTTAGACCTTGAAG ATGCAACAATCCGGACACCAGATGAACAGTCCATCATCACCTATGTGACCCAGTTCTTGGTGTACACACAAAATCTTGATAAG GTAAATGGTTCAGAACTATACACAGGGAGTTATGACACAAACACCTACTTACCTGATGGTTTGAGCTCCCCTTCATCAGCCCATGAAAAACATCCAAGCATTACAGAACCAGCATTATATGCCTCAGAGGAGGGTATTTGTTCTCCTGTTGGGACAGGCTCCACTGAAGGGCAGAGCTCTGGGAACTCATTTCCTGTGAAAGGCACAAGGGGGCAAGCTTGCGCTGAATTGTCTGTGGATGTTGAGATGCTGTCCTTAAGCTCAGAGGAGGGAGTGTACATGCTCTCAGCTCTGGATTCTGACGAGGAGGAAGCATTCCAATACATCCTTGCACTCGACGAGGAGGGCAATGATCACCCCAGACCAGACTCAGGGTTTCAGCCAGTAATTGTTCTGAACGAACACCATTCAATGCTTAGCATCTCTCAGTGCAGAGAAGAGGTTGTCTCAAAAAATAGGAATGGGTGTATTTCTGGATTTGAACAGATTGCATTGGCAGAGTCAATTGCAGTTGGTGAAAATCAGCATGCTTGCAATGATCATAATGGGTATGTGTCAACACTTCCAGTGGAGGACGTATGTGGTCAAATAGTCCCTTTTGAGCTGATCACGAGTGGAGAGAATAACTCAGGGACTGACAGAGCAGGATGTGCAAAAGAAAACCGTCATTCAGCAGTGAAGACATCACATCAGAGAGAGGATCCACCGTCTAGGAAAGCAAACAGTGAAATAAAAGAGAGGTTCTGTGCCAAGCTGGAACCACATGATCCCAGTGATGACACGCTTAGTACTGAGGATCTACATCACAATGATGTTACCAATGGCAAACACATAGTTGAGGATGATCAACACGTGGAATGGGCAGAATCCCACCAAATGGACAGTTGTACACTTTGTCATAATATTAAAAGAGATACTGACCAGACGTCACAAATACAGGCGGAATGTTTATCACAGGAAGAGGTTGAGGTTGTGAGAGAAAAGGAAATGTGTGACACACAGGGTGTGAGTGGCCAACTTCTGGAGAGGGAACCTAGGATGGACCATAGGGTTGAAAGAGTGGACGATCTGGAGAGGGGACCTAGGATGGACCATAGGGTTGAAAGAGTGGACGATCTGGAGAGGGGACCTAGGATGGACCATAGGGTTGAAAGAGTGGACGATCTGGATGACAGGGACGAATGCCACCTTTTGTCCAATGAGGACATCACTGAACTGAATACAGATTCAACAAG GGAAGGGGTGTTGTTTTCAGGAACTGTGGTGACCTATTGTGATGTTGACGCAGAAGAGTTCCATCTGCTCAAATGGCTTTGGATTCTCACATACTGCCTCTTCATCATACCTCAACTAGACATCTGTCAGTATTTAAATGACCTCCTAAAATAA